One segment of Gadus chalcogrammus isolate NIFS_2021 chromosome 8, NIFS_Gcha_1.0, whole genome shotgun sequence DNA contains the following:
- the LOC130387664 gene encoding 4-galactosyl-N-acetylglucosaminide 3-alpha-L-fucosyltransferase 9-like, with the protein MMFLVQWTPYQRAGFCTVIVLCSLAVFFAYNNVNINSNYDIFKILRPPGISEEVNGNYSEVQVFEEQIRQEMRNLTAVPTNRMIILIWLWPFNYKFSPECIGSDLSGLHFTDNRSLYNQAHLVFFHHRDIRTDLSNMPKEPRPWFQKWVWMNKESPANCHRIPQATSLFNLTNNYRLDSTVPGRYGEIAQRKNAKDDFKLPAKDKLVCWIVSNWNQNYKRVHFYNELKKHIHIHTYGAAFGLKVSRDEAVQLITSCKFYLSFENSIFKDYITEKVYNPLSMGTVPVVLGPSRNNYEEHIPGGSFIHFEDFDTPKKLADRLHYLDQNQEEYMSYFLWRREFVAKHGGWGMDVCRTYKYMKNAPGFQTINDLNKWFWG; encoded by the coding sequence ATGATGTTTCTGGTTCAGTGGACTCCCTATCAACGCGCCGGCTTCTGCACCGtcattgttttgtgttcactcGCTGTTTTCTTTGCGTACAACAACGTCAACATCAACTCGAATTATGACATCTTCAAAATTCTTCGCCCTCCAGGCATCTCTGAAGAGGTCAACGGAAATTACTCAGAGGTCCAAGTTTTTGAGGAGCAAATAAGGCAGGAGATGAGGAATCTCACGGCGGTGCCCACTAATAGGATGATAATATTGATCTGGTTGTGGCCTTTCAATTACAAATTTAGCCCCGAATGCATTGGATCGGATTTGAGCGGACTACACTTTACCGACAACAGATCCCTGTATAACCAGGCTCACCTGGTCTTCTTCCATCACAGGGATATCCGGACTGATCTTTCCAATATGCCCAAGGAGCCACGACCATGGTTTCAGAAATGGGTGTGGATGAACAAAGAGTCCCCTGCTAATTGCCATCGAATACCTCAGGCCACTAGCCTGTTCAATTTAACAAACAACTACAGGCTGGATTCGACGGTGCCAGGACGATACGGAGAAATAGCTCAACGCAAAAACGCCAAGGATGATTTTAAATTACCAGCTAAGGACAAACTGGTATGTTGGATTGTTAGTAACTGGAACCAAAATTACAAAAGAGTCCATTTCTACAATGAACTGAAAAAGCATATCCATATTCATACTTATGGGGCCGCATTTGGATTGAAAGTTAGCAGAGATGAGGCAGTCCAGTTAATTACTAGCTGTAAGTTCTACCTGTCCTTTGAGAACTCTATCTTTAAAGACTACATCACAGAGAAGGTTTACAACCCCCTGTCAATGGGAACAGTGCCAGTTGTTCTAGGCCCTTCTAGAAATAATTATGAGGAGCACATTCCTGGTGGTTCATTCATCCACTTCGAGGACTTTGATACTCCAAAGAAGCTTGCTGACAGATTACACTACCTCGACCAGAATCAAGAAGAGTACATGAGTTACTTTCTCTGGAGACGGGAATTTGTGGCCAAACATGGAGGGTGGGGCATGGATGTTTGCCgtacatacaaatatatgaaAAACGCCCCTGGATTCCAAACAATTAACGATCTAAACAAATGGTTCTGGGGTTAA